The Ciconia boyciana chromosome 2, ASM3463844v1, whole genome shotgun sequence genome has a segment encoding these proteins:
- the STAM gene encoding signal transducing adapter molecule 1 isoform X2 codes for MNTAEDWGLILDICDKVGQSRTGPKDCLRSIMKRVNHKDPHVAMQALTLLGACVSNCGKIFHLEVCSRDFASEVSNVLNKGHPKVCEKLKALMVEWTDEFKNDPQLSLISAMIKNLKEQGVTFPAIGSQAAEQAKASPALVAKDPGTVANKKEEEDLAKAIELSLKEQRQQQTTLSSLYPSTSSLLTNHKHEGRKVRAIYDFEAAEDNELTFKAGELITILDDSDPNWWKGETHQGIGLFPSNFVTADLSAEPEMMKAEKKTVQFSDEVQVETIEPEPEPVYIDEDKMDQLLQMLQSADPSDDQPDLPELLHLEAMCHQMGPLIDEKLEDIDRKHSELSELNVKAMEALSLYNKLMNEDPMYSMYAKLQNQQYYMQSSGVSGSQVYPGQPQSNAYLVAGSAQMGHIQGYNLPPEQLSSLSQGTVTPSASSVLPGQPAQTSYTNAMVGSVAGNTYSNQASVYSPPPATVDVAAYQNAGTNMSQVPNYNLASTPLPQTAGSQQAPPQQPQPPPPQQPQHSYSQKALL; via the exons GCCTAAGGACTGTCTCCGTTCTATTATGAAGAGAGTGAACCATAAAGATCCCCATGTTGCTATGCAAGCATTAACA CTTCTAGGAGCATGTGTATCAAACTGTGGTAAAATCTTTCATTTAGAAGTCTGTTCAAGAGATTTTGCCAGTGAAGTAAGCAATGTGTTGAATAAG GGTCATCCAAAAGTTTGTGAAAAGCTGAAAGCCCTTATGGTGGAATGGACTGATGAATTCAAGAATGATCCACAGCTTAGTTTAATATCTGCTATGATTAAAAATCTTAAGGAGCAAGGAGTTACCTTCCCAGCTATTGGTTCACAG GCTGCTGAACAGGCAAAAGCAAGTCCAGCTCTAGTTGCCAAAGATCCTGGTACAGTAGCtaacaaaaaggaagaggaggatttAGCTAAAG CTATTGAACTGTCACTGAAAGAACAAAGGCAACAGCAAACAACACTTTCCAGTTTGTATCCAAGCACCTCAAGCCTTTTAACAAATCACAAACATGAGGGCCGAAAGGTTCGTGCAATCTATGATTTTGAGGCTGCTGAAGACAACGAATTAACTTTTAAAGCTGGAGAACTTATAACTATCCTTGATGACAG tgatcCAAATTGGTGGAAAGGTGAAACTCATCAGGGTATAGGATTGTTTCCATCTAATTTTGTAACAGCTGATCTTTCTGCTGAGCCAGAAATGA tgaaagctgagaagaaaacagtgcaGTTCAGTGATGAAGTTCAAGTAGAGACAATAGAACCTGAGCCTGAACCAGTTTATATTGATGAA GATAAAATGGATCAACTCTTGCAGATGTTACAAAGTGCCGATCCATCTGATGACCAGCCAGACCTCCCAGAATTGCTTCATCTCGAGG CAATGTGCCACCAGATGGGACCTCTCATAGATGAAAAGTTGGAAGATATAGACAG gAAACATTCGGAACTTTCAGAGCTCAATGTTAAAGCAATGGAGGCTCTTTCTTTGTATAACAAATTGATGAATGAAGACCCAATGTATTCCATGTATGCAAAACTACAAAACCAACAGTATTATATGCAGTCATCTGGTGTTTCTGGCTCTCAG GTTTATCCGGGGCAACCTCAAAGTAATGCATATTTGGTGGCAGGGAGTGCACAGATGGGCCATATTCAAGGCTATAATCTTCCTCCTGAACAACTCTCTTCTCTCAGCCAAGGCACAGTTACTCCATCTGCCAGCTCAGTACTGCCTGGTCAGCCTGCACAGACGTCTTacacaaa tgcaatGGTTGGCTCTGTTGCTGGAAATACTTACTCTAACCAGGCTTCAGTGTATAGTCCACCACCTGCTACTGTTGATGTTGCTGCTTATCAGAATGCTGGAACTAATATGTCCCAGGTGCCAAACTATAACTTAGCATCTACACCTCTGCCACAGACAGCAGGCAGTCAACAAGCACCTCCACAACAACCACAGCCTCCGCCACCTCAACAACCACAGCATAGCTACTCACAGAAGGCTCTGCTATAG
- the STAM gene encoding signal transducing adapter molecule 1 isoform X3, with the protein MKRVNHKDPHVAMQALTLLGACVSNCGKIFHLEVCSRDFASEVSNVLNKGHPKVCEKLKALMVEWTDEFKNDPQLSLISAMIKNLKEQGVTFPAIGSQAAEQAKASPALVAKDPGTVANKKEEEDLAKAIELSLKEQRQQQTTLSSLYPSTSSLLTNHKHEGRKVRAIYDFEAAEDNELTFKAGELITILDDSDPNWWKGETHQGIGLFPSNFVTADLSAEPEMMKAEKKTVQFSDEVQVETIEPEPEPVYIDEDKMDQLLQMLQSADPSDDQPDLPELLHLEAMCHQMGPLIDEKLEDIDRKHSELSELNVKAMEALSLYNKLMNEDPMYSMYAKLQNQQYYMQSSGVSGSQVYPGQPQSNAYLVAGSAQMGHIQGYNLPPEQLSSLSQGTVTPSASSVLPGQPAQTSYTNAMVGSVAGNTYSNQASVYSPPPATVDVAAYQNAGTNMSQVPNYNLASTPLPQTAGSQQAPPQQPQPPPPQQPQHSYSQKALL; encoded by the exons ATGAAGAGAGTGAACCATAAAGATCCCCATGTTGCTATGCAAGCATTAACA CTTCTAGGAGCATGTGTATCAAACTGTGGTAAAATCTTTCATTTAGAAGTCTGTTCAAGAGATTTTGCCAGTGAAGTAAGCAATGTGTTGAATAAG GGTCATCCAAAAGTTTGTGAAAAGCTGAAAGCCCTTATGGTGGAATGGACTGATGAATTCAAGAATGATCCACAGCTTAGTTTAATATCTGCTATGATTAAAAATCTTAAGGAGCAAGGAGTTACCTTCCCAGCTATTGGTTCACAG GCTGCTGAACAGGCAAAAGCAAGTCCAGCTCTAGTTGCCAAAGATCCTGGTACAGTAGCtaacaaaaaggaagaggaggatttAGCTAAAG CTATTGAACTGTCACTGAAAGAACAAAGGCAACAGCAAACAACACTTTCCAGTTTGTATCCAAGCACCTCAAGCCTTTTAACAAATCACAAACATGAGGGCCGAAAGGTTCGTGCAATCTATGATTTTGAGGCTGCTGAAGACAACGAATTAACTTTTAAAGCTGGAGAACTTATAACTATCCTTGATGACAG tgatcCAAATTGGTGGAAAGGTGAAACTCATCAGGGTATAGGATTGTTTCCATCTAATTTTGTAACAGCTGATCTTTCTGCTGAGCCAGAAATGA tgaaagctgagaagaaaacagtgcaGTTCAGTGATGAAGTTCAAGTAGAGACAATAGAACCTGAGCCTGAACCAGTTTATATTGATGAA GATAAAATGGATCAACTCTTGCAGATGTTACAAAGTGCCGATCCATCTGATGACCAGCCAGACCTCCCAGAATTGCTTCATCTCGAGG CAATGTGCCACCAGATGGGACCTCTCATAGATGAAAAGTTGGAAGATATAGACAG gAAACATTCGGAACTTTCAGAGCTCAATGTTAAAGCAATGGAGGCTCTTTCTTTGTATAACAAATTGATGAATGAAGACCCAATGTATTCCATGTATGCAAAACTACAAAACCAACAGTATTATATGCAGTCATCTGGTGTTTCTGGCTCTCAG GTTTATCCGGGGCAACCTCAAAGTAATGCATATTTGGTGGCAGGGAGTGCACAGATGGGCCATATTCAAGGCTATAATCTTCCTCCTGAACAACTCTCTTCTCTCAGCCAAGGCACAGTTACTCCATCTGCCAGCTCAGTACTGCCTGGTCAGCCTGCACAGACGTCTTacacaaa tgcaatGGTTGGCTCTGTTGCTGGAAATACTTACTCTAACCAGGCTTCAGTGTATAGTCCACCACCTGCTACTGTTGATGTTGCTGCTTATCAGAATGCTGGAACTAATATGTCCCAGGTGCCAAACTATAACTTAGCATCTACACCTCTGCCACAGACAGCAGGCAGTCAACAAGCACCTCCACAACAACCACAGCCTCCGCCACCTCAACAACCACAGCATAGCTACTCACAGAAGGCTCTGCTATAG
- the STAM gene encoding signal transducing adapter molecule 1 isoform X1, translating into MPLFATNPFDQDVEKATSEMNTAEDWGLILDICDKVGQSRTGPKDCLRSIMKRVNHKDPHVAMQALTLLGACVSNCGKIFHLEVCSRDFASEVSNVLNKGHPKVCEKLKALMVEWTDEFKNDPQLSLISAMIKNLKEQGVTFPAIGSQAAEQAKASPALVAKDPGTVANKKEEEDLAKAIELSLKEQRQQQTTLSSLYPSTSSLLTNHKHEGRKVRAIYDFEAAEDNELTFKAGELITILDDSDPNWWKGETHQGIGLFPSNFVTADLSAEPEMMKAEKKTVQFSDEVQVETIEPEPEPVYIDEDKMDQLLQMLQSADPSDDQPDLPELLHLEAMCHQMGPLIDEKLEDIDRKHSELSELNVKAMEALSLYNKLMNEDPMYSMYAKLQNQQYYMQSSGVSGSQVYPGQPQSNAYLVAGSAQMGHIQGYNLPPEQLSSLSQGTVTPSASSVLPGQPAQTSYTNAMVGSVAGNTYSNQASVYSPPPATVDVAAYQNAGTNMSQVPNYNLASTPLPQTAGSQQAPPQQPQPPPPQQPQHSYSQKALL; encoded by the exons GCCTAAGGACTGTCTCCGTTCTATTATGAAGAGAGTGAACCATAAAGATCCCCATGTTGCTATGCAAGCATTAACA CTTCTAGGAGCATGTGTATCAAACTGTGGTAAAATCTTTCATTTAGAAGTCTGTTCAAGAGATTTTGCCAGTGAAGTAAGCAATGTGTTGAATAAG GGTCATCCAAAAGTTTGTGAAAAGCTGAAAGCCCTTATGGTGGAATGGACTGATGAATTCAAGAATGATCCACAGCTTAGTTTAATATCTGCTATGATTAAAAATCTTAAGGAGCAAGGAGTTACCTTCCCAGCTATTGGTTCACAG GCTGCTGAACAGGCAAAAGCAAGTCCAGCTCTAGTTGCCAAAGATCCTGGTACAGTAGCtaacaaaaaggaagaggaggatttAGCTAAAG CTATTGAACTGTCACTGAAAGAACAAAGGCAACAGCAAACAACACTTTCCAGTTTGTATCCAAGCACCTCAAGCCTTTTAACAAATCACAAACATGAGGGCCGAAAGGTTCGTGCAATCTATGATTTTGAGGCTGCTGAAGACAACGAATTAACTTTTAAAGCTGGAGAACTTATAACTATCCTTGATGACAG tgatcCAAATTGGTGGAAAGGTGAAACTCATCAGGGTATAGGATTGTTTCCATCTAATTTTGTAACAGCTGATCTTTCTGCTGAGCCAGAAATGA tgaaagctgagaagaaaacagtgcaGTTCAGTGATGAAGTTCAAGTAGAGACAATAGAACCTGAGCCTGAACCAGTTTATATTGATGAA GATAAAATGGATCAACTCTTGCAGATGTTACAAAGTGCCGATCCATCTGATGACCAGCCAGACCTCCCAGAATTGCTTCATCTCGAGG CAATGTGCCACCAGATGGGACCTCTCATAGATGAAAAGTTGGAAGATATAGACAG gAAACATTCGGAACTTTCAGAGCTCAATGTTAAAGCAATGGAGGCTCTTTCTTTGTATAACAAATTGATGAATGAAGACCCAATGTATTCCATGTATGCAAAACTACAAAACCAACAGTATTATATGCAGTCATCTGGTGTTTCTGGCTCTCAG GTTTATCCGGGGCAACCTCAAAGTAATGCATATTTGGTGGCAGGGAGTGCACAGATGGGCCATATTCAAGGCTATAATCTTCCTCCTGAACAACTCTCTTCTCTCAGCCAAGGCACAGTTACTCCATCTGCCAGCTCAGTACTGCCTGGTCAGCCTGCACAGACGTCTTacacaaa tgcaatGGTTGGCTCTGTTGCTGGAAATACTTACTCTAACCAGGCTTCAGTGTATAGTCCACCACCTGCTACTGTTGATGTTGCTGCTTATCAGAATGCTGGAACTAATATGTCCCAGGTGCCAAACTATAACTTAGCATCTACACCTCTGCCACAGACAGCAGGCAGTCAACAAGCACCTCCACAACAACCACAGCCTCCGCCACCTCAACAACCACAGCATAGCTACTCACAGAAGGCTCTGCTATAG